In Salvelinus alpinus chromosome 20, SLU_Salpinus.1, whole genome shotgun sequence, a genomic segment contains:
- the heg1 gene encoding protein HEG produces the protein METCSLSHVVLARLSLVVLLIVLRPINAWTYTSSSNDMDRTLVTRGYFSPSVTNSEEITALPKYLFTTSGTSKDFREVSSPSTGTEQSHRVRHSDDSETRTLSEDKLATEQNVHLSTVSTRGASEGTLSLSKEQMSSTIVVSTEATTHWEDQTRLAPDHLLETYPGIRVDLRSVSVTQARLPQDSPDADSSLRQDQLTNRGTVGLRKDQLTNRGTVGLGEDQSTNRGTSGLGEDQSTNRGTAGLGEDQSTNRGTAGLGEDQSTNRGTAGLGEDQSTNRGTAGLGEDQSTNRGTAGLGEDQSTNRGTAGLGEDLSTNRGTAGLGEDQSTNRGTAGLGEDQSTNRGTAGLGEDQTTNRGTAGLGEDQSTNRGTSGLGEDQSTNRGTAGLGEDQSTNRGTAGLGEDQSTNRGTVGLGHGQSTATLRQDQLIDLGTVALPVQTDSTYISSTVSRAGERTLLSVTSNNTSMYSEDSNSSSQSRASTWDLPTGRTGAGAGAVTIRIPFTGPEHGHDATSGSDSYHHTNSSQEWSGGFASRGTNPLTGPLNVTQQDLTSLVSEGTPNSTPLLRVVDNHSRQDTDTTDSSQPSRGRTSQTEEGLSASSQPPVLSSEEGPSHPNTSQGGETDRDSPSILVTGSETSTKSSTGPPSTRGGHGETEGVPSLHTEDNTILGLGLTTAPPTLRDSATALDDFLSRFLATQPPFIPKTQRPAVATEVLVSTTPVTVTIKSQVIEEEPYIVTMATSTTPTPPLATTRMVQPSTATSIEAQTQPTIIPTTTTTETTLGLQSSASTPQPPGTTQTQTQGPSTGVSSPDVTTLHLETSTAHSITTTAASYSYSVPTRNTVELHTTGKHTDRGTTEIEVTTAPMDIRSTPQTPGSACEPSPCLNGGECLPYGVTGFTCDCLSSWTGPTCNEDVDECESGPCPSDSTCVNTRGSFSCECRLGLDMEHGRDCTRAKTFLGTFSFNVPLLSRSATLREIQREINQLLNASLSILRGYRRSSLSKKGEDGVRISAVNMFSISTDVTSSEVYHIIQMSLNNCNSTAGHCRVVVTHQLSYHVESLCLAQNTQCHPEHSFCTDSNGTAFCQCQPGYFKLNPEDQSCIECGDGLKRVNGTCVRCTFGFGGFNCGNFYKLIAVVVSPAGGGLLLILIIALIVTWCKKDKNDINKIIFKSGDFQMSPYAEFPKSNRVSIEWGRETIELQDNGSTKNLLQMTDIYYSPALRNSDLEHNGLYPFSSLPGSRHSCIYPAQWNPSFISDDSRRRDYF, from the exons CCACTGAACAAAACGTGCATCTCTCCACGGTCTCAACCCGCGGGGCATCAGAAGGAACCCTTAGTTTGTCGAAAGAGCAGATGAGCTCTACCATTGTAGTGTCCACAGAGGCTACCACACATTGGgaggaccagaccagactagcACCAGACCACCTACTAGAGACCTACCCTGGGATTCGAGTGGACCTCAGGTCTGTGTCTGTGACACAAGCCAGACTGCCTCAGGACAGCCCTGATGCTGACAGCAGTCTCAGGCAGGACCAGTTGACGAACCGAGGCACCGTGGGTCTCAGAAAGGACCAGTTGACGAACCGAGGCACCGTGGGTCTCGGAGAGGACCAGTCGACGAACCGAGGCACCTCGGGTCTTGGAGAGGACCAGTCGACGAACCGAGGCACCGCGGGACTCGGAGAGGACCAGTCGACGAACCGAGGCACCGCGGGTCTCGGAGAGGACCAGTCGACGAACCGAGGCACCGCGGGTCTCGGAGAGGACCAGTCGACGAACCGAGGCACCGCGGGACTCGGAGAGGACCAGTCGACGAACCGAGGCACCGCGGGACTCGGAGAGGACCAGTCGACGAACCGAGGCACCGCGGGACTCGGAGAGGACCTGTCGACGAACCGAGGCACCGCGGGTCTCGGAGAGGACCAGTCGACGAACCGAGGCACCGCGGGTCTCGGAGAGGACCAGTCGACGAACCGAGGCACCGCGGGTCTCGGAGAGGACCAGACGACGAACCGAGGCACCGCGGGTCTCGGAGAGGACCAGTCGACGAACCGAGGCACCTCGGGTCTCGGAGAGGACCAGTCGACGAACCGAGGCACCGCGGGTCTCGGAGAGGACCAGTCGACGAACCGAGGCACCGCTGGTCTCGGAGAGGACCAGTCGACAAACCGAGGCACCGTGGGTCTCGGGCATGGGCAGTCAACAGCCACTCTCAGACAGGACCAGTTGATAGACCTAGGAACCGTGGCTCTTCCCGTCCAAACTGACAGCACCTACATCTCCTCCACTGTGAGTCGAGCGGGAGAGAGGACTTTACTGTCTGTGACCTCCAACAACACCTCCATGTACTCTGAGGACTCCAACTCCTCCTCCCAGTCCCGGGCCTCCACCTGGGACCTCCCGACTGGCCGCACTGGAGCCGGGGCTGGGGCCGTCACCATCAGGATACCCTTCACAGGACCTGAGCATGGGCATGATGCTACATCTGGGTCTGACTCTTACCACCACACCAACTCCTCACAGG AGTGGTCTGGTGGTTTCGCCTCCAGAGGGACCAACCCACTGACTGGACCTCTCAATGTGACCCAACAGGACCTCACCTCTCTAGTTTCAGAGGGAACCCCCAACTCCACCCCTCTGCTCAGGGTGGTTGATAACCATagcagacaggacacagacacaacagactCTAGTCAGCCCTCCAGAGGCAGGACATCCCAGACAGAAGAGGGGTTATCTGCTTCATCACAGCCCCCTGTGCTGTCGTCAGAAGAAGGTCCCAGCCACCCCAACACCTCTCAGGGAGGAGAAACAGATAGAGATTCTCCCTCCATCCTGGTCACTGGGTCTGAGACCTCCACCAAGTCCTCCACAGGTCCCCCTAGCACCCGGGGGGGGCATGGTGAGACAGAGGGGGTCCCTTCGCTCCACACAGAGGACAATACTATCCTAGGCCTGGGTCTAACCACTGCTCCCCCAACACTACGAGACAGTGCCACTGCCCTGGATGACTTCCTGTCTCGGTTCCTCGCCACCCAGCCTCCCTTCATCCCCAAGACTCAGCGGCCGGCGGTGGCCACAGAGGTCCTGGTGTCCACCACACCTGTTACCGTGACGATAAAGTCACAGGTCATCGAGGAGGAGCCCTACATTGTTACCATGGCAACCAGCACCACACCGACCCCTCCTCTTGCTACGACGAGGATGGTTCAGCCCAGTACCGCCACTTCCATTGAGGCCCAGACTCAGCCCACCATCAtccctaccaccactaccacgGAGACTACCCTGGGTCTCCAGAGCTCTGCTTCCACCCCCCAGCCCCCGGGCACCACTCAGACTCAGACCCAAGGGCCCTCAACGGGGGTGAGCTCCCCCGACGTCACCACCTTGCACCTGGAGACCAGCACGGCTCACAGCATCACCACCACTGCAGCCTCCTACAGTTACAGCGTCCCCACCAGAAACACAGTGGAACTACACACAACAGGGAAACACACTGACAGGGGGACCACTGAGATAGAAGTGACCACCGCTCCAATGGACATCAGATCTACACCGCAGACACCAG GTAGTGCCTGTGAGCCCAGCCCCTGTCTGAATGGAGGTGAGTGTCTACCCTATGGAGTGACTGGGTTCACCTGTGACTGTCTGTCATCATGGACAGGACCTACCTGCAATGAGG ATGTGGATGAGTGTGAGAGTGGCCCCTGTCCCAGTGACTCTACGTGTGTTAACACCAGGGGCTCCTTCAGCTGTGAGTGTCGCCTGGGTCTGGACATGGAGCACGGAAGAGACTGCACGCGAG CAAAAACCTTCCTGGGCACGTTCAGTTTCAACGTCCCCCTGCTCTCCAGGAGCGCCACACTGCgtgagatccagagagagatcaACCAGCTG cTGAATGCCTCACTATCAATTCTGCGTGGTTACCGGCGCTCTTCTTTGAGTAAAAA AGGAGAGGACGGGGTTCGTATCTCTGCTGTCAACATGTTCTCCATCTCTACTGATGTGACCAGCTCTGAGGTCTACCACATCATACAGATGTCTCTGAACAACTGTAACAGCACCGCTGGACACTGCCGAGTGGTGGTCACTCACCAACTTTCCTATCATG tTGAGAGTCTGTGTCTGGCCCAGAATACCCAGTGTCACCCTGAGCATTCTTTTTGTACCGACTCCAATGGGACAGCCTTCTGCCAGTGTCAACCAGGGTACTTCAAACTCAATCCTGAGGATCAGTCCTGCATAG AATGTGGTGATGGACTGAAACGGGTCAATGGAACCTGTGTCAG GTGCACATTTGGATTTGGAGGATTCAACTGTGGAAATT TCTACAAGCTGATAGCTGTGGTGGTATCGCCAGCAGGGGGTGGCCTACTCCTTATTCTCATCATCGCTCTCATTGTCACCTGGTGCAA GAAAGACAAGAATGACATCAATAAGATTATTTTCAAAAGCGGAGATTTTCAGATGTCGCCGTACGCAGAGTTCCCGAAGAGTAACCGTGTTTCTATTGAGTGGGGGAGGGAAACCATCGAGTTGCAGGACAACGGTAGCACCAAGAACCTGCTGCAGATGACAGACATCTACTACTCT CCTGCTTTGCGTAACTCTGACCTGGAGCATAACGGCCTCTACCCGTTCTCCAGCCTGCCGGGCTCCCGCCACTCCTGCATCTACCCCGCTCAGTGGAACCCTTCCTTCATCAGCGATGACTCACGACGCCGGGACTACTTCTGA